One part of the Arthrobacter tumbae genome encodes these proteins:
- a CDS encoding dihydrodipicolinate synthase family protein yields MAPTSRFHGVIPPVVTPRSADGALDVASLERLTKHLLDGGVNGLFVLGSSAEVPYLTDSERAVVVSTIGGVNAGQVPLIVGANEQTTNRVIDEGRRMVELGADALVVTSQYYAISDANETETHFRAVHAALDVPVFAYDVPVRTHYKLPTDLLVRLGRDGVIAGVKDSSGDDVSFRQLLIAARDIPDFDIFTGHEVVVDGALLGGAQGVVPGLGNVDPAGYARLYAAGVSGDFATAAAEQDRLADVFSIVYTPTPGRVSPGAGGLGAFKTALMLMGVIDSNAMSVPMVALNDSETANIRVILERNGLL; encoded by the coding sequence ATCGCGCCTACTTCCCGCTTCCACGGCGTCATCCCGCCCGTGGTCACCCCCCGGTCCGCTGACGGCGCTCTTGACGTCGCTTCGCTCGAACGGCTGACCAAGCACCTGCTCGACGGTGGTGTGAACGGACTGTTCGTCCTTGGCTCTTCCGCGGAGGTGCCCTATCTGACCGACAGCGAGCGCGCCGTCGTCGTCAGCACTATCGGTGGCGTCAACGCAGGCCAGGTTCCGCTGATCGTGGGAGCCAACGAGCAGACCACCAACCGGGTCATCGATGAGGGCCGCCGCATGGTGGAGCTCGGTGCCGATGCGCTGGTCGTGACGTCCCAGTACTACGCGATCTCCGACGCCAATGAGACCGAAACGCACTTCCGGGCGGTGCATGCCGCGCTGGACGTCCCGGTTTTCGCCTACGACGTCCCGGTCCGCACGCATTACAAGCTGCCGACGGACCTGCTGGTGCGCCTCGGCCGCGACGGCGTGATTGCGGGTGTGAAGGACTCATCCGGTGATGATGTGTCCTTCCGCCAGCTGCTCATCGCGGCCAGGGACATCCCCGACTTCGACATCTTCACCGGTCACGAAGTAGTGGTGGACGGTGCCCTGCTGGGAGGCGCACAGGGAGTGGTTCCGGGTCTCGGCAATGTGGATCCGGCAGGCTACGCGCGCCTGTACGCTGCGGGTGTGTCCGGCGATTTCGCAACTGCGGCCGCTGAGCAGGACCGTCTCGCTGATGTCTTCTCCATCGTCTACACGCCGACTCCCGGACGGGTTTCCCCCGGCGCAGGCGGACTCGGCGCCTTCAAGACTGCCCTCATGCTGATGGGCGTCATTGACTCCAACGCCATGTCGGTACCCATGGTTGCGCTCAATGACAGCGAAACCGCGAACATTCGGGTCATCCTCGAACGGAACGGTCTGCTCTAG
- a CDS encoding ROK family protein produces MRYVIGIDLGGTKTAAGIVSEDGRVLCAARIPTAAKEGAEAILDATATLVLRLVRRAEAEGIVPAAIGIGSAGVIDGERGMVVSATDAISGWVGTRLTEGLQTRTGLACAAINDVHAHALGESWAGAAAGSSSALLVAVGTGVGGSFVVDGVPQQGARFAAGHVGHFASPYAYEFASGVASDGDAGANDIAGGAVALPCSCGGAGHVEAIASGPAILHSYNREVPLADAAPDTHAVFARASSGDKTALLVVSRAAAACGQAIGGLANILDPEVVVVSGGVAGAGPLWWDAMTRAASAELLPALAELRIVPANPATDAAVLGAARLALTRDPVKVAS; encoded by the coding sequence ATGCGGTACGTCATCGGAATCGATCTGGGGGGCACCAAGACGGCGGCCGGCATCGTCAGCGAAGACGGCCGCGTGCTGTGCGCGGCCCGGATTCCGACTGCCGCCAAGGAGGGGGCCGAGGCCATCCTCGATGCCACCGCTACCCTCGTGCTGCGGTTGGTGCGGCGGGCGGAAGCTGAGGGGATCGTCCCGGCGGCGATCGGCATTGGATCGGCGGGCGTCATCGACGGCGAGCGCGGGATGGTGGTCTCTGCCACCGATGCGATCAGCGGTTGGGTAGGAACCCGGTTGACTGAAGGCCTCCAAACGCGCACCGGGTTGGCCTGTGCTGCGATCAACGATGTCCACGCCCATGCGTTGGGGGAATCGTGGGCAGGTGCCGCTGCGGGAAGCTCGAGTGCGTTGCTGGTGGCTGTCGGCACCGGTGTGGGCGGTAGCTTCGTCGTCGACGGTGTGCCGCAGCAGGGTGCGCGGTTTGCTGCCGGCCATGTCGGTCATTTCGCGTCGCCGTATGCCTATGAGTTCGCTTCCGGGGTTGCTTCCGACGGTGATGCTGGTGCCAATGACATCGCCGGCGGCGCTGTCGCCCTGCCCTGCTCGTGCGGCGGTGCGGGGCATGTCGAGGCGATTGCCTCGGGTCCGGCGATCCTCCATTCCTACAACCGGGAGGTACCGCTGGCCGACGCCGCTCCGGACACGCACGCCGTCTTTGCCAGGGCCTCTTCCGGTGACAAAACGGCTCTTCTGGTAGTGAGCAGGGCAGCCGCTGCCTGTGGACAAGCCATTGGAGGACTCGCGAACATCCTTGACCCGGAGGTGGTGGTGGTCAGCGGCGGCGTGGCCGGCGCCGGACCGCTGTGGTGGGACGCCATGACCCGCGCCGCATCCGCGGAGCTGCTGCCGGCGCTGGCGGAGCTGCGGATTGTTCCGGCGAATCCGGCAACCGACGCCGCTGTGCTTGGCGCTGCACGGCTGGCCCTTACCCGCGACCCCGTGAAGGTGGCATCGTGA
- a CDS encoding dipeptide/oligopeptide/nickel ABC transporter permease/ATP-binding protein has product MRNGLATRLSTSGARFQALPLSSKIALGFLTFIILVAIIGPMMAPYGENESIAPVLPPGGPHLFGTDGSSYDVLSRILYGARVSIAIGLGAVLLAIILGALLGALAATSRKWANEGIMRVMDILMAFPGIALAAALLFALKDHSNNIFGSTVPVIIVAIAIVYTPQLARVVRANVLAQYGEDYVRAERVLGAGRFYILIKHIVRNTAAPVLVFATVMVADAIILEASLSFLGAGVQQPAASWGNVMSDGRNVVFSGAWWPTTFGGITILLTVLALNILAEGLTDAMVNPKLRKAAPVKEAPLKSGQIAETAPATPVQPSVLDGEEVELGEDGELHDDGGTSLEKAATLGAGIHTPGSLEALAEELKLLSRVESSRTDRLPQVASDASVILEVKDLSIRFPGRYGDTAIVDRVNFTVREGETMGLVGESGCGKSITSLAIMGLLPPSAELSGSITFNGKELLTNNPKERTGLYRGLRGEQIAMVYQDALSSLNPSMLIKDQLSQLTKRNGRKTPRELLELVKLDPDRTLKSYPHELSGGQRQRVLIAMALSRSPKIVVADEPTTALDVTVQKQVVDLLNELREQLGFAMVFVSHDLALVASLAHRITVMYAGQVVESAETTELLRNPHHEYTRGLLGAVLSIEADADRLHQIQGTVPSPREFATGDRFAERSLRPDADPNQVLEFTRVGNGEHYWASHLTSDAPLGDQKNTDDDDGLVKASATTSPEGAR; this is encoded by the coding sequence ATGCGAAACGGACTGGCTACCCGCCTGAGCACCTCCGGGGCCCGCTTCCAGGCGCTGCCTCTCAGCTCGAAGATCGCCCTCGGCTTCCTCACCTTCATCATCCTCGTGGCCATCATCGGCCCCATGATGGCGCCGTACGGGGAGAACGAGTCGATTGCACCCGTTTTGCCGCCGGGAGGGCCGCATCTCTTCGGCACGGACGGATCGAGTTACGACGTACTGTCCCGCATCCTCTACGGTGCACGGGTTTCCATCGCCATCGGTCTCGGAGCCGTGCTGCTCGCGATCATTCTGGGCGCCCTGCTGGGCGCACTGGCCGCCACGTCCCGCAAGTGGGCCAACGAAGGCATCATGCGCGTCATGGACATCCTCATGGCGTTCCCCGGCATCGCGCTGGCCGCAGCACTGCTGTTTGCGCTGAAGGATCACTCGAACAACATCTTCGGCTCAACGGTGCCGGTGATCATCGTGGCCATCGCGATCGTCTACACCCCGCAGCTGGCGCGTGTCGTTCGTGCCAACGTGCTGGCCCAGTACGGCGAGGACTACGTCCGTGCCGAGCGGGTCCTGGGAGCAGGCCGCTTCTACATCCTCATCAAGCACATCGTGCGCAACACAGCTGCGCCGGTCCTGGTTTTCGCTACGGTGATGGTCGCGGACGCGATCATCCTCGAGGCGTCGCTGTCCTTCCTCGGCGCCGGTGTCCAGCAGCCGGCGGCCTCCTGGGGCAATGTCATGTCCGACGGACGCAACGTGGTCTTCAGCGGAGCCTGGTGGCCCACCACCTTCGGCGGCATCACCATCCTGCTGACGGTGCTGGCGCTGAACATTCTCGCTGAGGGGCTGACCGACGCCATGGTCAACCCCAAGCTGCGCAAGGCAGCGCCCGTGAAGGAAGCGCCGCTGAAGAGCGGGCAGATCGCCGAGACCGCGCCGGCCACGCCGGTTCAGCCTTCCGTCCTGGACGGTGAAGAAGTGGAGCTGGGGGAGGACGGTGAACTGCACGACGACGGCGGCACTTCCCTTGAAAAGGCAGCCACACTCGGTGCCGGCATCCATACACCCGGATCACTCGAGGCGCTCGCGGAGGAACTCAAGCTGCTGTCCCGTGTGGAAAGCAGCCGCACGGACCGCCTCCCGCAGGTGGCCTCTGATGCTTCCGTGATCCTTGAAGTGAAGGACCTGTCCATCCGCTTCCCCGGCCGGTACGGGGACACCGCGATTGTGGACCGCGTGAACTTCACCGTCCGCGAGGGTGAGACCATGGGCCTCGTCGGTGAATCAGGGTGCGGCAAGTCGATCACCTCGCTGGCCATCATGGGCCTGTTGCCGCCGTCGGCGGAGTTGAGCGGTTCCATCACGTTCAACGGCAAGGAACTGCTCACCAACAACCCGAAGGAACGGACGGGCCTGTACCGGGGACTGCGCGGCGAGCAGATCGCCATGGTCTACCAGGACGCACTCAGCTCGCTGAACCCGTCCATGCTGATCAAGGACCAGCTCAGCCAGCTGACCAAACGCAACGGGCGCAAGACGCCGCGGGAGCTGCTGGAACTGGTGAAACTGGATCCGGACCGCACGTTGAAGAGCTACCCGCATGAACTCTCGGGCGGCCAGCGCCAGCGGGTCCTGATTGCCATGGCACTGTCCCGGTCGCCCAAGATCGTCGTCGCGGATGAGCCCACCACGGCCCTGGACGTGACTGTGCAGAAACAGGTGGTGGACCTCCTCAACGAACTCCGTGAGCAGCTTGGCTTCGCGATGGTCTTCGTCAGCCACGACCTCGCACTGGTCGCCTCCCTGGCACACCGCATCACGGTCATGTACGCCGGTCAGGTGGTGGAATCAGCCGAAACAACGGAGCTCCTGCGCAACCCGCATCACGAATACACTCGGGGCCTGCTGGGCGCGGTGCTCTCCATCGAGGCTGATGCCGATCGGCTGCACCAGATCCAGGGCACCGTCCCCTCACCCCGCGAGTTCGCCACAGGCGACCGGTTCGCCGAACGCTCCCTGCGTCCGGACGCCGATCCCAACCAGGTGCTCGAGTTCACCCGCGTGGGCAACGGCGAGCACTACTGGGCCAGCCACCTCACCTCTGACGCGCCGCTGGGCGATCAAAAGAACACGGACGACGACGACGGCCTGGTGAAAGCCTCCGCCACCACCTCCCCGGAAGGTGCACGATGA
- a CDS encoding N-acetylmannosamine-6-phosphate 2-epimerase, with protein sequence MINLENLRGRLIVSCQAYPGEPMRDPHTMAQVAQSVVIGGAAAVRVQGLADIEQTREAVEVPVIGLWKDGHDGVFITPTLRHALACAKAGAHVVALDGTRRHRPDALTLKQTIDGLREESDALVMADCGSLNDALAAVAAGADIIGTTLAGYTGEREKTAGPDLALLEQLSAANLGRPVIAEGRISTPDQARQAMQAGAFAVVVGTAITHPASITGWFVSAVEAS encoded by the coding sequence GTGATCAACCTTGAAAACCTGCGGGGCCGCCTGATTGTGTCCTGTCAGGCCTATCCCGGCGAGCCGATGCGGGATCCCCACACCATGGCCCAGGTGGCCCAGTCCGTTGTGATCGGTGGTGCTGCTGCTGTTCGGGTTCAGGGACTCGCGGACATTGAGCAGACCCGAGAGGCGGTGGAAGTTCCCGTTATCGGGCTGTGGAAAGACGGGCACGACGGCGTCTTCATCACTCCCACGCTCCGGCACGCTCTGGCCTGTGCAAAGGCCGGCGCCCATGTTGTAGCCCTTGACGGTACCCGCCGGCACCGGCCTGACGCGCTGACGCTCAAGCAGACGATTGACGGGCTGCGCGAAGAATCAGATGCGCTGGTTATGGCGGATTGCGGATCGCTCAATGATGCTTTGGCTGCGGTTGCTGCGGGTGCGGACATCATCGGGACCACGCTCGCCGGGTACACCGGCGAACGCGAGAAGACCGCCGGTCCGGACCTTGCACTCCTCGAGCAGCTGTCCGCGGCGAATCTTGGCCGGCCGGTGATTGCCGAGGGGCGCATTTCTACGCCGGACCAGGCGCGGCAGGCGATGCAGGCGGGGGCGTTCGCCGTCGTCGTCGGAACTGCGATCACGCATCCGGCCAGTATCACGGGCTGGTTTGTCTCAGCGGTGGAAGCGTCGTGA
- a CDS encoding exo-alpha-sialidase produces MKNTFCRFPGRRTALSILVAAALVSTGAPAVAAPVPAKAPGDAPGSFSEVNLGAELISPFASYRIPALAYLGNGVVLASWDGRPFNAADAPNPNSIVQRRSTDNGATWGPVEVIAAGSVTATGEQAPKFGYSDPSYVVDEETGKVFNFFVYSKDQGFQGSTFGNDDANRSVISSAVIESDDGGITWSEPRLITGITKPGSDPANPAPGDVRGNFATSGQGIQLQYGEYAGRLIQQYAGDVLQADGTRTIQAYSVYSDDSGLTWHKGENVGTRMDENKTVELSDGRVMMNSRDSGNGGYRKVAISSDGGHSYGPVTQDLELPDPTNNASITRLFPDAPQGSHEAKKLIFSNSNSQSSRSNVSVRVSCDDGETWPSVRSVRSGFSAYSTLERLEDGQIGLLYESSYTNGITFSKFDDAWLNYVCAPLSVPDVKLAAGQSTDVPVTITNQEQTAVSGEVTISTPEGWTAPVVNVPSIAPGASVTVSVPLTAGSSPSAASTLDAVFTSAQGGESRRSFKAAADAVGLTITGSPADTSRNLDTTPYVVGDQVAYTFRVTSTATVTTNAVPTAGTFDVGFLPSGTPNCRYRNLPAGGAYNCTTAKHTVTQEDVDRGYFIPSATFDSTSTTNAALTKSVSFTGQAVFLNSAGKAKALAADIVGSRTDTSRDLAANPYTAGEQVPYSFHVTNTGLVTEATVPASGNFAPFVPPGPGNCRFLVLPAGNDYTCSTPKHTVSEQEAADGFFVPLTTWTLSASGFASKELTIHGGEEDLKERNPQLSVSAVSTETSDADGNRIDSVGDGVVQTVTVTNTGNVRLTDVVLDGWDGGVAELAEGASATFTRTFALTEQQVGEGQVEEAAAVVGASNGVLSATVTATLAAHPLQLTEPEPTFAPEAPLLQQDWLRDFDAPRGPVAYWEEISLTVPEAGAWYFVHQGPRPLGWFLADEAGKVTFTVSDVARPGAHPIALTDSTGEYLGWDRVVVSGKK; encoded by the coding sequence TTGAAGAACACATTCTGCCGATTCCCCGGTAGGCGCACGGCCCTGAGTATCCTGGTTGCCGCCGCGCTGGTTTCCACCGGCGCACCAGCGGTTGCGGCGCCGGTTCCCGCGAAAGCTCCCGGCGACGCTCCGGGTTCATTCAGCGAGGTGAACCTCGGCGCTGAACTCATCAGCCCCTTTGCCTCTTACCGCATCCCGGCCCTCGCGTACCTGGGAAACGGGGTGGTTCTCGCCTCGTGGGACGGACGCCCGTTCAACGCTGCCGACGCCCCGAATCCCAACTCGATCGTGCAGCGCCGAAGCACGGACAATGGCGCCACCTGGGGACCAGTCGAGGTCATCGCAGCAGGATCAGTCACTGCTACAGGTGAGCAGGCGCCCAAATTCGGTTACAGCGACCCCAGCTACGTGGTCGACGAAGAGACCGGAAAGGTGTTCAACTTCTTTGTCTATTCCAAAGACCAGGGCTTTCAGGGCAGCACCTTCGGTAACGATGATGCCAACAGAAGCGTCATCAGCTCAGCAGTGATCGAGTCCGACGACGGCGGCATCACCTGGTCTGAACCGCGCCTCATCACTGGGATCACCAAGCCGGGCAGCGACCCTGCCAATCCGGCGCCCGGCGATGTGCGCGGCAACTTCGCCACGTCCGGGCAGGGCATTCAGCTCCAGTACGGGGAGTATGCGGGCCGGTTGATCCAGCAGTATGCCGGAGATGTTTTGCAGGCTGACGGGACCCGGACCATCCAGGCGTACAGCGTGTACTCGGACGATTCCGGCCTCACCTGGCACAAGGGCGAGAACGTGGGCACCCGAATGGATGAGAACAAGACCGTCGAACTGTCCGACGGCCGCGTGATGATGAACTCGCGTGACAGCGGCAACGGTGGGTACCGGAAGGTGGCTATCTCCTCTGACGGCGGACACAGTTATGGTCCGGTCACGCAGGATCTCGAGCTGCCGGATCCGACCAACAACGCCTCGATCACCCGGCTCTTCCCGGATGCACCTCAGGGTTCACACGAGGCAAAGAAGCTGATCTTCTCCAACTCCAACAGCCAGAGCTCCCGAAGCAACGTTTCTGTTCGGGTGTCCTGTGACGACGGCGAAACCTGGCCGTCTGTCCGTAGCGTCCGTTCCGGCTTCTCGGCGTATTCCACGCTTGAGCGTTTGGAGGACGGCCAGATCGGTCTGCTGTATGAGTCCAGCTACACCAACGGCATCACCTTCTCGAAGTTCGACGACGCGTGGCTGAACTACGTGTGTGCTCCGCTGTCCGTGCCCGACGTGAAGCTCGCTGCCGGTCAGTCGACCGACGTTCCGGTGACGATCACCAACCAGGAGCAGACTGCCGTGTCCGGTGAGGTCACGATCAGCACGCCTGAGGGCTGGACCGCTCCGGTGGTGAATGTGCCGTCCATTGCGCCCGGGGCATCGGTCACAGTCTCCGTGCCGCTGACGGCGGGCAGCAGTCCTTCCGCAGCATCGACGCTGGACGCTGTCTTCACATCAGCCCAGGGGGGAGAATCCCGCCGGTCATTCAAAGCCGCAGCAGACGCGGTCGGTCTGACCATCACGGGATCACCCGCAGATACCAGCCGGAACCTAGACACCACTCCGTATGTGGTGGGGGACCAGGTGGCCTACACCTTCCGCGTGACGAGTACGGCAACGGTGACCACCAACGCGGTCCCCACTGCCGGAACTTTCGACGTCGGATTCCTGCCGAGCGGCACACCCAATTGCCGCTATCGGAACCTACCTGCCGGTGGAGCTTACAACTGCACCACCGCGAAGCATACGGTGACGCAGGAGGACGTTGACCGCGGATACTTCATTCCTTCGGCCACTTTCGACTCCACCTCCACAACGAACGCAGCGTTGACGAAGTCGGTGAGCTTCACGGGGCAGGCGGTCTTCCTCAACTCAGCGGGCAAGGCGAAGGCGCTCGCGGCTGACATCGTTGGGTCCCGAACCGACACGAGTCGCGACCTGGCGGCGAACCCATACACCGCCGGCGAGCAGGTGCCGTACTCGTTCCATGTCACAAACACTGGCCTGGTCACTGAAGCCACGGTGCCGGCGTCGGGCAATTTCGCACCGTTTGTGCCGCCGGGACCGGGTAACTGCCGATTCCTGGTGCTGCCTGCCGGGAATGACTACACCTGCTCCACACCGAAGCACACTGTCAGTGAGCAGGAAGCGGCAGACGGCTTCTTTGTGCCGCTGACCACCTGGACCTTGAGTGCGTCCGGCTTCGCGTCCAAAGAGCTGACCATTCATGGCGGTGAGGAGGACCTGAAGGAGCGCAACCCGCAGTTGTCAGTGTCTGCGGTGTCGACAGAGACCTCTGATGCAGATGGAAACCGTATCGACAGCGTTGGCGATGGTGTGGTCCAGACCGTGACGGTGACGAACACCGGAAACGTGCGCTTGACTGACGTTGTTCTGGACGGCTGGGACGGTGGGGTTGCCGAGCTGGCGGAAGGTGCGAGTGCTACGTTTACGCGCACGTTTGCCCTGACTGAGCAGCAGGTTGGTGAGGGACAAGTGGAGGAGGCTGCCGCCGTCGTCGGTGCTTCCAACGGTGTGCTGAGCGCAACGGTGACGGCGACGCTCGCTGCCCATCCGCTGCAGCTCACGGAACCTGAGCCGACGTT
- a CDS encoding ABC transporter permease, which yields MTTLIRLLGRRLAALPFMLLGVTIMVFVVLSVIPADRATAVLGPEATEEMKFAWREERGLNDPLIVQFFRYLAGILRLDFGVTNPPEESVATKIAAAFPVTLQLTLLGVLLAVVLSLVLGVLGALYRDKWPDQVIRIFSIAAIATPSFWLAILLIQWFALPEGSIFPTGGLAWADQYGFVGWLYAMALPALALGIPVSASLIRVVRTSMVEELDRDYVRTAIGNGVPYRTVIARNVLRNALVTPVTVLGLRVGYLLGGAVVIEKIFSLNGMGDLIVTGLTTSDTNLVQGAVLTIAVVFVIVNILVDVLYLLINPRIRTV from the coding sequence GTGACCACGTTAATCCGCCTCCTGGGGCGAAGGCTGGCAGCCCTCCCGTTCATGCTGCTCGGCGTTACCATCATGGTGTTTGTCGTCCTGTCAGTGATTCCTGCGGACCGCGCCACTGCCGTCCTCGGACCTGAAGCGACCGAGGAAATGAAGTTCGCCTGGAGGGAAGAACGCGGACTCAACGACCCCCTCATCGTCCAGTTCTTCCGCTACCTGGCCGGCATCCTGCGGCTTGACTTCGGCGTCACCAACCCTCCTGAGGAATCGGTGGCCACCAAGATCGCGGCCGCCTTCCCCGTCACCCTCCAGTTGACGCTGCTGGGAGTGCTTCTCGCCGTCGTTCTCTCGCTTGTCCTCGGTGTCCTCGGAGCCCTCTACCGGGACAAGTGGCCGGATCAGGTCATTCGCATCTTCTCCATCGCGGCGATAGCAACGCCGTCTTTCTGGCTAGCGATCCTGCTGATCCAGTGGTTCGCCCTGCCGGAAGGATCAATCTTCCCCACCGGCGGGCTTGCGTGGGCTGACCAGTACGGCTTCGTCGGCTGGCTCTACGCCATGGCCCTGCCGGCGCTTGCCCTCGGCATCCCCGTCTCCGCATCACTGATCCGTGTGGTCCGCACCTCCATGGTGGAGGAACTGGACCGGGACTACGTGCGTACAGCGATCGGCAACGGCGTGCCCTACCGCACCGTCATAGCGCGGAATGTCCTGCGCAACGCGCTGGTCACCCCGGTGACCGTGCTGGGTCTCCGCGTGGGCTACCTGCTGGGCGGCGCCGTCGTGATCGAAAAGATCTTCAGCCTCAACGGGATGGGCGATCTGATCGTGACCGGCCTGACCACCTCCGACACCAATCTGGTGCAGGGCGCGGTGCTGACCATCGCCGTCGTCTTCGTGATCGTCAACATCCTGGTTGACGTCCTGTACCTGCTCATCAACCCGCGAATCCGGACGGTATAA
- a CDS encoding ATP-binding cassette domain-containing protein, with the protein MNSNNAVPVLELKDVKVYHRSRTGSLFRPNIVKAVDGVNFTVRRGETVGIVGESGCGKSTLASVLVGLQEPTAGQMLFHGKPVRSRKDSARKQFGRDVSVVFQDPSTALNSRMTIQDILLDPLQIHGIGNEQSRLAKVRELLSVVGLPQSAAEVIPSQVSGGQRQRVAIARALALEPSVIVADEPTSALDVSVRAQVLNLLSDLKRELNLGMVFISHDIQTVRYVSDRICVMYFGKIVEEGTATQIFDHPANDYTKKLLGAAPSLLHI; encoded by the coding sequence ATGAACAGCAATAACGCGGTGCCGGTCCTGGAACTGAAGGACGTCAAGGTCTACCACCGCTCGAGGACCGGCAGTCTTTTCCGCCCCAACATCGTCAAGGCGGTGGACGGAGTCAATTTCACGGTGCGCCGTGGCGAAACCGTGGGCATCGTCGGTGAATCGGGGTGCGGAAAGTCCACGCTCGCGTCGGTGCTGGTCGGACTGCAGGAACCCACCGCGGGGCAGATGCTCTTCCACGGAAAACCGGTCAGGAGCCGCAAGGATTCTGCCCGGAAGCAGTTCGGCCGCGACGTCTCTGTGGTCTTCCAGGATCCGTCCACAGCCCTGAACTCGCGCATGACCATTCAGGACATCCTGCTCGATCCGCTGCAGATCCACGGCATCGGCAACGAGCAGAGCCGGCTTGCCAAGGTGCGGGAGCTGCTCAGTGTGGTGGGCCTTCCGCAGTCAGCTGCGGAGGTAATTCCCAGCCAGGTCTCCGGCGGCCAGCGGCAGCGTGTGGCAATCGCCCGGGCGCTCGCACTGGAACCCTCGGTGATCGTGGCGGACGAGCCCACCTCAGCCCTCGACGTCTCCGTCCGCGCCCAGGTCCTCAACCTGCTCTCCGACCTGAAGCGCGAACTGAATCTCGGCATGGTGTTCATCTCGCATGACATCCAGACCGTCCGCTACGTCTCTGACCGGATCTGCGTCATGTACTTCGGCAAGATCGTCGAAGAGGGCACCGCAACGCAGATCTTTGACCATCCCGCCAATGACTACACCAAGAAACTCCTGGGCGCAGCGCCCAGCCTGCTTCATATCTGA
- a CDS encoding alpha/beta hydrolase — protein sequence MTHTSLARGHSPGQPYGLVPLDGGVPSTFHTRVDPELVGGLAYSNALPPPTTVEELVRFRSRAAELVPPFDESATSVILRKHDGPVPLWSYTPPGEGPFPAIYWIHGGGMISGSLPADQPYCTALAEATGCVVIAVDYRLAPEYPHPVPVEDSYAGLEWAVAHAAELRIDPRRLAVGGSSAGGGIAASVALAARDRGGPALAFQYLMYPMLDDTQTSPSSREFSGIPTWSRERNAFAWDCLLGSSDGSATGSPYAAPARALDLAGLPPAMIQVGELDLFRDEDVEYALRLLQGGVPTELHLYPGAYHGFELVAPDASVSRQALSDRNRALIRALHEQS from the coding sequence GTGACGCATACATCTCTCGCCCGCGGTCACTCACCCGGCCAGCCTTACGGGCTGGTTCCTCTCGACGGGGGAGTCCCTTCGACCTTTCATACCCGGGTGGATCCGGAGCTGGTTGGGGGATTGGCGTACTCGAATGCCCTGCCCCCGCCCACAACCGTCGAGGAGCTGGTTCGATTCCGTTCCCGCGCGGCGGAGTTGGTTCCACCCTTCGATGAATCCGCCACGTCCGTGATCCTGCGCAAGCACGACGGACCCGTCCCGCTGTGGAGTTACACGCCGCCCGGCGAGGGGCCGTTCCCTGCCATTTACTGGATCCATGGTGGCGGAATGATCAGCGGGAGCCTGCCGGCTGACCAGCCGTACTGCACCGCGCTCGCCGAAGCTACCGGCTGTGTGGTGATCGCCGTCGACTACCGGCTTGCGCCTGAATATCCGCACCCGGTTCCAGTTGAGGATTCCTATGCCGGCCTCGAATGGGCCGTCGCACATGCGGCGGAACTGCGCATTGATCCGCGTCGGCTGGCTGTCGGCGGATCCAGCGCCGGCGGCGGGATCGCAGCGTCAGTTGCCCTGGCGGCGCGCGACCGCGGCGGTCCAGCGCTCGCGTTCCAGTACCTGATGTATCCGATGCTGGATGACACGCAGACGTCGCCGTCCAGCCGGGAGTTCTCCGGCATTCCCACCTGGAGCCGGGAGCGGAACGCTTTTGCCTGGGACTGCCTGCTCGGTTCCTCGGACGGTTCTGCCACTGGAAGCCCCTACGCCGCTCCGGCCCGGGCTTTAGATTTGGCCGGCCTGCCGCCCGCGATGATTCAGGTGGGAGAGCTGGACCTCTTCCGGGATGAAGACGTCGAGTACGCGTTGCGCCTGCTTCAGGGCGGAGTGCCCACCGAACTTCACCTATACCCGGGCGCCTACCACGGGTTCGAGCTTGTTGCCCCGGACGCGAGCGTCAGCCGACAGGCATTGTCTGACCGCAATCGTGCGCTGATCCGCGCACTACATGAGCAGTCCTGA